In Melanotaenia boesemani isolate fMelBoe1 chromosome 18, fMelBoe1.pri, whole genome shotgun sequence, the following proteins share a genomic window:
- the LOC121628824 gene encoding polypyrimidine tract-binding protein 2-like isoform X1, producing MDGISDVAVGVKRGSDELSMYNNPNSGMSSMSDGASNGSNGNDSKKLKVDEAPPSRVIHIRKLPNEASDAEVIALGLPFGKVTNILTLKGKNQAFLEMGTEEAAITLVNYYTTVPPHVRNVPVFIQFSNHKELKTDSSNQRTQAMLQAVSAVQSPSSDLQEVLAAAPSPVLRIIIDNMFYPVTLDVLQQIFSKFGTVMKIITFTKNNQFQALLQFSDPINAQHAKLALDGQNIYNSCCTLRIDFSKLVNLNVKYNNDKSRDYTRPELPAGDGQPSLDPVVAAALSKESSSLLGKIPGALNPLSAAAAAAAAAGRVVLAGQGGSSGVLLVSNLNEEMVTPQSLFTLFGVYGDVQRVKILYNKKDSALIQMSDSNQAQLAMSHLNGQKMYGKIIRVTLSKHQTVALPRDGLDDQGLTKDYANSPLHRFKKPGSKNFQNIFPPSATLHLSNIPQDVTEEDLRLLFSNTGGTVKAFKFFQDRKMSLIQMSTVEEAIQALIDLHNYNMGGNQHLRVSFSKSTI from the exons ATGGAGCTTCCAATGGTTCCAATGGCAACGATAGTAAGAAGCTAAAGGTGGACGAGGCCCCACCATCGCGTGTGATCCACATCAGGAAGCTGCCCAATGAGGCGTCTGACGCTGAAGTCATCGCTCTGGGTCTGCCTTTTGGTAAAGTCACCAACATCCTGACCCTAAAGGGAAAGAACCAG GCTTTCTTGGAGATGGGGACAGAGGAGGCAGCCATCACCTTGGTGAACTACTACACCACAGTCCCCCCACATGTCCGCAACGTCCCCGTCTTTATTCAGTTCTCCAATCACAAAGAGCTCAAAACTGATTCAAGCAATCAG CGGACTCAGGCCATGCTGCAGGCGGTGTCAGCAGTGCAGTCACCCAGCTCAGACTTGCAGGAGGTTCTTGCTGCAGCCCCCAGTCCTGTGCTTCGGATCATCATCGACAACATGTTCTACCCTGTAACGCTGGATGTTCTGCAGCAG attttctcCAAGTTTGGCACGGTCATGAAGATAATCACGTTCACCAAGAACAATCAGTTTCAGGCTCTTCTGCAGTTCAGTGATCCTATTAATGCACAGCACGCCAAGCTG GCACTGGATGGCCAGAACATCTACAACTCATGCTGCACACTGCGTATCGACTTTTCTAAGCTGGTCAACCTCAATGTGAAGTACAACAACGATAAGAGTCGGGACTACACCCGACCGGAGCTGCCAGCTGGTGACGGGCAGCCCAGTCTGGACCCCGTTGTGGCTGCTGCCCTCAGTAAAGAGTCCAGCTCCCTCCTCGGTAAGATCCCAG GAGCTCTGAACCCTCTgagtgctgcagcagcagcagctgctgctgcagggagGGTGGTCCTGGCTGGGCAGGGGGGGTCCAGCGGGGTCCTGCTCGTAAGCAACCTCAACGAGGAG ATGGTTACGCCCCAAAGTCTGTTTACCCTCTTCG GAGTTTATGGTGATGTCCAGAGGGTGAAAATACTTTACAATAAGAAGGACAGTGCTCTGATTCAGATGTCTGACTCCAATCAGGCTCAGTTAG CCATGAGCCACCTGAATGGCCAGAAGATGTATGGGAAGATAATCCGGGTGACGCTATCCAAGCATCAGACTGTGGCGCTGCCGCGTGACGGTCTGGATGACCAGGGCCTCACCAAGGACTACGCCAACTCCCCTCTCCATCGCTTCAAGAAACCTGGCTCcaagaacttccagaacatCTTTCCTCCTTCAGCCACTCTTCACCTCTCTAATATCCC ACAAGATGTGACGGAGGAAGACCTGCGACTGCTCTTCTCCAACACAGGAGGCACCGTGAAAGCATTCAAGTTTTTCCA GGATCGTAAAATGTCTCTGATTCAGATGTCAACGGTGGAGGAGGCCATCCAGGCTCTGATCGACCTTCACAACTACAACATGGGAGGAAACCAGCACCTCAGGGTTtctttctccaagtccacaatttaa
- the LOC121628824 gene encoding polypyrimidine tract-binding protein 2-like isoform X3, translating to MDGISDVAVGVKRGSDELNGASNGSNGNDSKKLKVDEAPPSRVIHIRKLPNEASDAEVIALGLPFGKVTNILTLKGKNQAFLEMGTEEAAITLVNYYTTVPPHVRNVPVFIQFSNHKELKTDSSNQRTQAMLQAVSAVQSPSSDLQEVLAAAPSPVLRIIIDNMFYPVTLDVLQQIFSKFGTVMKIITFTKNNQFQALLQFSDPINAQHAKLALDGQNIYNSCCTLRIDFSKLVNLNVKYNNDKSRDYTRPELPAGDGQPSLDPVVAAALSKESSSLLGKIPGALNPLSAAAAAAAAAGRVVLAGQGGSSGVLLVSNLNEEMVTPQSLFTLFGVYGDVQRVKILYNKKDSALIQMSDSNQAQLAMSHLNGQKMYGKIIRVTLSKHQTVALPRDGLDDQGLTKDYANSPLHRFKKPGSKNFQNIFPPSATLHLSNIPQDVTEEDLRLLFSNTGGTVKAFKFFQDRKMSLIQMSTVEEAIQALIDLHNYNMGGNQHLRVSFSKSTI from the exons ATGGAGCTTCCAATGGTTCCAATGGCAACGATAGTAAGAAGCTAAAGGTGGACGAGGCCCCACCATCGCGTGTGATCCACATCAGGAAGCTGCCCAATGAGGCGTCTGACGCTGAAGTCATCGCTCTGGGTCTGCCTTTTGGTAAAGTCACCAACATCCTGACCCTAAAGGGAAAGAACCAG GCTTTCTTGGAGATGGGGACAGAGGAGGCAGCCATCACCTTGGTGAACTACTACACCACAGTCCCCCCACATGTCCGCAACGTCCCCGTCTTTATTCAGTTCTCCAATCACAAAGAGCTCAAAACTGATTCAAGCAATCAG CGGACTCAGGCCATGCTGCAGGCGGTGTCAGCAGTGCAGTCACCCAGCTCAGACTTGCAGGAGGTTCTTGCTGCAGCCCCCAGTCCTGTGCTTCGGATCATCATCGACAACATGTTCTACCCTGTAACGCTGGATGTTCTGCAGCAG attttctcCAAGTTTGGCACGGTCATGAAGATAATCACGTTCACCAAGAACAATCAGTTTCAGGCTCTTCTGCAGTTCAGTGATCCTATTAATGCACAGCACGCCAAGCTG GCACTGGATGGCCAGAACATCTACAACTCATGCTGCACACTGCGTATCGACTTTTCTAAGCTGGTCAACCTCAATGTGAAGTACAACAACGATAAGAGTCGGGACTACACCCGACCGGAGCTGCCAGCTGGTGACGGGCAGCCCAGTCTGGACCCCGTTGTGGCTGCTGCCCTCAGTAAAGAGTCCAGCTCCCTCCTCGGTAAGATCCCAG GAGCTCTGAACCCTCTgagtgctgcagcagcagcagctgctgctgcagggagGGTGGTCCTGGCTGGGCAGGGGGGGTCCAGCGGGGTCCTGCTCGTAAGCAACCTCAACGAGGAG ATGGTTACGCCCCAAAGTCTGTTTACCCTCTTCG GAGTTTATGGTGATGTCCAGAGGGTGAAAATACTTTACAATAAGAAGGACAGTGCTCTGATTCAGATGTCTGACTCCAATCAGGCTCAGTTAG CCATGAGCCACCTGAATGGCCAGAAGATGTATGGGAAGATAATCCGGGTGACGCTATCCAAGCATCAGACTGTGGCGCTGCCGCGTGACGGTCTGGATGACCAGGGCCTCACCAAGGACTACGCCAACTCCCCTCTCCATCGCTTCAAGAAACCTGGCTCcaagaacttccagaacatCTTTCCTCCTTCAGCCACTCTTCACCTCTCTAATATCCC ACAAGATGTGACGGAGGAAGACCTGCGACTGCTCTTCTCCAACACAGGAGGCACCGTGAAAGCATTCAAGTTTTTCCA GGATCGTAAAATGTCTCTGATTCAGATGTCAACGGTGGAGGAGGCCATCCAGGCTCTGATCGACCTTCACAACTACAACATGGGAGGAAACCAGCACCTCAGGGTTtctttctccaagtccacaatttaa
- the LOC121628824 gene encoding polypyrimidine tract-binding protein 2-like isoform X2 produces the protein MDGISDVAVGVKRGSDELSMYNNPNSGMSSMSDGASNGSNGNDSKKLKVDEAPPSRVIHIRKLPNEASDAEVIALGLPFGKVTNILTLKGKNQAFLEMGTEEAAITLVNYYTTVPPHVRNVPVFIQFSNHKELKTDSSNQRTQAMLQAVSAVQSPSSDLQEVLAAAPSPVLRIIIDNMFYPVTLDVLQQIFSKFGTVMKIITFTKNNQFQALLQFSDPINAQHAKLALDGQNIYNSCCTLRIDFSKLVNLNVKYNNDKSRDYTRPELPAGDGQPSLDPVVAAALSKESSSLLGALNPLSAAAAAAAAAGRVVLAGQGGSSGVLLVSNLNEEMVTPQSLFTLFGVYGDVQRVKILYNKKDSALIQMSDSNQAQLAMSHLNGQKMYGKIIRVTLSKHQTVALPRDGLDDQGLTKDYANSPLHRFKKPGSKNFQNIFPPSATLHLSNIPQDVTEEDLRLLFSNTGGTVKAFKFFQDRKMSLIQMSTVEEAIQALIDLHNYNMGGNQHLRVSFSKSTI, from the exons ATGGAGCTTCCAATGGTTCCAATGGCAACGATAGTAAGAAGCTAAAGGTGGACGAGGCCCCACCATCGCGTGTGATCCACATCAGGAAGCTGCCCAATGAGGCGTCTGACGCTGAAGTCATCGCTCTGGGTCTGCCTTTTGGTAAAGTCACCAACATCCTGACCCTAAAGGGAAAGAACCAG GCTTTCTTGGAGATGGGGACAGAGGAGGCAGCCATCACCTTGGTGAACTACTACACCACAGTCCCCCCACATGTCCGCAACGTCCCCGTCTTTATTCAGTTCTCCAATCACAAAGAGCTCAAAACTGATTCAAGCAATCAG CGGACTCAGGCCATGCTGCAGGCGGTGTCAGCAGTGCAGTCACCCAGCTCAGACTTGCAGGAGGTTCTTGCTGCAGCCCCCAGTCCTGTGCTTCGGATCATCATCGACAACATGTTCTACCCTGTAACGCTGGATGTTCTGCAGCAG attttctcCAAGTTTGGCACGGTCATGAAGATAATCACGTTCACCAAGAACAATCAGTTTCAGGCTCTTCTGCAGTTCAGTGATCCTATTAATGCACAGCACGCCAAGCTG GCACTGGATGGCCAGAACATCTACAACTCATGCTGCACACTGCGTATCGACTTTTCTAAGCTGGTCAACCTCAATGTGAAGTACAACAACGATAAGAGTCGGGACTACACCCGACCGGAGCTGCCAGCTGGTGACGGGCAGCCCAGTCTGGACCCCGTTGTGGCTGCTGCCCTCAGTAAAGAGTCCAGCTCCCTCCTCG GAGCTCTGAACCCTCTgagtgctgcagcagcagcagctgctgctgcagggagGGTGGTCCTGGCTGGGCAGGGGGGGTCCAGCGGGGTCCTGCTCGTAAGCAACCTCAACGAGGAG ATGGTTACGCCCCAAAGTCTGTTTACCCTCTTCG GAGTTTATGGTGATGTCCAGAGGGTGAAAATACTTTACAATAAGAAGGACAGTGCTCTGATTCAGATGTCTGACTCCAATCAGGCTCAGTTAG CCATGAGCCACCTGAATGGCCAGAAGATGTATGGGAAGATAATCCGGGTGACGCTATCCAAGCATCAGACTGTGGCGCTGCCGCGTGACGGTCTGGATGACCAGGGCCTCACCAAGGACTACGCCAACTCCCCTCTCCATCGCTTCAAGAAACCTGGCTCcaagaacttccagaacatCTTTCCTCCTTCAGCCACTCTTCACCTCTCTAATATCCC ACAAGATGTGACGGAGGAAGACCTGCGACTGCTCTTCTCCAACACAGGAGGCACCGTGAAAGCATTCAAGTTTTTCCA GGATCGTAAAATGTCTCTGATTCAGATGTCAACGGTGGAGGAGGCCATCCAGGCTCTGATCGACCTTCACAACTACAACATGGGAGGAAACCAGCACCTCAGGGTTtctttctccaagtccacaatttaa